The following are encoded together in the Vigna unguiculata cultivar IT97K-499-35 chromosome 2, ASM411807v1, whole genome shotgun sequence genome:
- the LOC114174450 gene encoding probable H/ACA ribonucleoprotein complex subunit 1 — translation MGVVVGCGSSGHGSGGGGDCRCRGGIVVVVLSWWDGGGGDCRGGGGGGRGGGGGGRGGDCRGRGGGGRGGGHGGVVVMMVVIVGAVVVVEMMGGGGRGCSGGGGWLCHGGGGSCCDGGGHGRGCGGGGCCGGGRGGGGGGRGWGGGLQFGLLRTSLGFRIQGLWFKVYGSGFKIQGLGFRI, via the exons ATGGgggtggttgtgggttgtggTAGTAGTGGTcatggtagtggtggtggtggtgattgtcGTTGTCGTGGTGGGAtcgtggtggttgtg TTATCGTGGTgggatggtggtggtggtgattgtcGTGGTGGAGGTGGTGGCGGCCGTGGTGGAGGTGGTGGCGGCCGTGGTGGTGATTGTCGTGGTAGAGGTGGTGGGGGCCGtggtggtggccatggtggtg tggtggtgatgatggtgGTTATTGTGGGGGCCGTGGTTGTGGTAGAGATGATGGGGGGTGGTGGTCGTGGGTGTAGCGGTGGTGGTGGTTGGTTGTG cCATGGAGGTGGTGGGTCTTGTTGTGATGGTGGTGGTCATGGTCGtgggtgtggtggtggtggttgctgTGGGggtggccgtggtggtggtggtggtggtcgtggttggGGTGGTGGATTACAGTTTGGTCTCCTAAGAACAAGTTTAGGGTTCAGGATTCAGGGTTTATGGTTTAAGGTTTATGGTTCAGGGTTCAAGAttcagggtttagggtttaggatttAG